A part of Lepisosteus oculatus isolate fLepOcu1 chromosome 16, fLepOcu1.hap2, whole genome shotgun sequence genomic DNA contains:
- the ncoa5 gene encoding nuclear receptor coactivator 5 isoform X2: MSRRRSRSGSPSHHTTNSNDPRDLERRIFVGNLPTTLMDRKDLEDLFRPYGKINALSMFRGYGFVQFERAEEAEAAKAGQTGRIYRGYKLDINMAAERRQNKAHSRQSPPRRNPYGGYGDAREPRERSRSPPRARDSRDHRDGRDARDFREPRGSHPREHEPREPHFDRYRSSEGRDKDPRGDPRDPHYSEAFLKSFSGNRLLGRDEEYERYYRDDDYYRRKEDPYPDRCRDSWNGRRDSEVSVCPVPCAVSCASALPDDRPRAEERRRNELYRQYYEELQRRYDSERPVDCSVIVVNKQQKEYAETVGRKVRDLGMVVDLIFLNTEVSLTQALEDVGRARTPFAIIITQQHQVHRSCTVNILFGTPQEHRNMPMQDAMVLVAHNYDLFKAEHRDKEREDIARKAAKMADDVLMREHERDGHPISLQPIVTLLSEGRFLTLEELDRLIDYLRDKRERLLRSTSDPHAGSRPSAAPSALEPPPPSQSLAGASHAAHGAHGAHTARPVHSSLSSHPAHTPHLPPPPASNPASSSSHQQELQAKILSLFNSGSGAPPASTGGSAPSQGYSSSMGGQSAGQPPASIPPPSLSKMPPPSSQDPSVMAPRPALRPPVVPPGVAPPYGLPQGRVSAPVGPQRTAAGSTGINFDNPSVQKALDTLIQSGPSINHLVNPGNAAVLRPGQGMGQGMGQGMGQGMGQGMGQGMGQAPPMSHYPRHY; the protein is encoded by the exons CCCTGTCCATGTTCCGCGGGTACGGATTTGTGCAGTTTGAGCGGGCCGAGGAGGCAGAGGCGGCAAAGGCTGGACAAACCGGTCGCATTTATAGAGGTTATAAACTAG atattaATATGGCGGCGGAGCGGCGGCAGAATAAAGCTCATTCCCGACAGAGCCCCCCTCGCAG gaatCCGTACGGCGGCTACGGCGACGCCAGGGAGCCCCGCGAGCGCTCGCGCTCCCCGCCGCGCGCCCGGGACTCGCGGGACCACAGGGACGGCCGGGACGCCCGGGACTTCCGCGAGCCGCGCGGCAGCCACCCGCGCGAGCACGAGCCGCGGGAGCCCCACTTCGACCGCTACCGCAGCTCGGAGGGGCGGGACAAGGACCCCCGGGGCGACCCCCGCGACCCGCACTACAG TGAAGCGTTTCTAAAGTCGTTCTCTGGAAATCGATTGCTTGGCAGAGATGAAGAGTACGAGCGGTACTACCGCGACGACGACTATTACCGCAGGAAAGAGGACCCCTACCCAGATCGCTGCAGGGACTCCTGGAATGGCAGGAGGGACTCCGAAG tgagcgtgtgccctgtgccctgtgcagTGAGCTGTGCCTCGGCTCTTCCAGATGACCGCCCCCGGGCGGAGGAGCGCCGGCGCAACGAGCTGTATCGGCAGTATTACGAGGAGCTGCAGCGGCGCTACGACTCGGAGCGGCCCGTCGACTGCTCGGTCATCGTGGTGAACAAGCAGCAGAA GGAGTATGCGGAGACAGTGGGGCGCAAGGTGCGGGACCTGGGCATGGTGGTGGACCTGATCTTCCTGAACACGGAGGTGTCGCTGACGCAGGCGCTGGAGGACGTGGGGCGCGCGCGCACCCCCTTCGCCATCATCATCACCCAGCAGCACCAGGTGCACCGCTCCTGCACCGTCAACATCCTCTTCGGCACTCCCCAGG AGCACCGCAACATGCCCATGCAGGACGCCATGGTGCTGGTGGCGCACAACTACGACCTGTTCAAGGCCGAGCACCGGGACAAGGAGCGCGAGGACATCGCCCGGAAGGCCGCCAAGATGGCGGACGACGTGCTGATGAGGGAGCACGAGCGCGACGGCCACCCCATCTCCCTGCAGCCCATCGTCACGCTGCTGTCCGAGGGCCG GTTCCTGACCCTGGAGGAGCTGGACCGGCTCATCGACTACTTGAGAGACAAGAGAGAGCGGCTGCTGCGCAGCACCAGCGACCCTCACGCAG GCTCTCGGCCCTCTGCTGCGCCCTCCGCCTTGGAGCCCCCGCCTCCCTCCCAGAGCCTGGCCGGCGCCTCGCACGCGGCTCACGGGGCTCACGGGGCTCACACGGCCCGCCCCGTgcactcctccctctcctctcaccccGCGCACACCCCTCACCTGCCCCCGCCCCCGGCCTCCAACCCCGCCAGCTCCTCCAGCCACCAGCAGGAGCTGCAGGCTAAAATCCTCAGCCTGTTCAACAGCGGCTCCGGGGCCCCCCCGGCCAGCACGGGGGGGTCCGCTCCCTCCCAGGGCTACTCCTCCTCGATGGGCGGCCAGTCCGCCGGTCAGCCGCCGGCGTCCATCCCTCCTCCGTCTCTCTCCAAGATGCCTCCGCCCTCCTCTCAGGACCCCAGCGTGATGGCCCCCAGGCCGGCCCTGCGCCCCCCCGTCGTGCCGCCCGGCGTGGCCCCCCCTTACGGACTGCCCCAGGGGCGCGTGTCTGCGCCGGTGGGACCCCAGCGGACGGCTGCGGGGAGCACTGGGATCAATTTCGacaaccccagtgtgcagaaggccCTGGACACCCTAATTCAGAGCGGACCCTCCATAAACCACCTCGTCAACCCAGGCAACGCTGCAGTGCTCAGGCCGGGCCAGGGAATGGGCCAGGGAATGGGCCAGGGAATGGGTCAGGGAATGGGGCAGGGAATGGGTCAGGGAATGGGCCAGGCACCCCCAATGTCCCATTACCCACGCCACTACTGA